Proteins encoded by one window of Megachile rotundata isolate GNS110a chromosome 10, iyMegRotu1, whole genome shotgun sequence:
- the Klp98A gene encoding kinesin-like protein 98A isoform X5, which translates to MVSIDPRCDDDCATRFCHLLSFVPELAMNAKMIVQMDGKKTRIFNTKVFYDLGTDVIESAFEGYNACVFAYGQTGSGKTFTMMGTPEAQGLIPRICKTLFARMAAGKESGASYRTEVSFLEIHNERVRDLLRLDQSQSHSLRVREHPKRGPYVQDLSSHLVYDYSDIQECMVRGNTHRTTASTNMNDVSSRSHAIFTITFVQAGLSEGNMPSETVSKVHLVDLAGSERANATGATGQRLKEGAHINKSLVTLGSVISALAEVSSASDASSSSKRNVFIPYRDSVLTWLLKDSLGGNSKTIMIAAISPADCNYGETLSTLRYANRAKNIINKPTINEDPNVKLIRELREEIQKLKSLIGKDMSVERPPQVLLAQIHEKQEQEKVLTEEWTEKWRETQQILQEQKALGLRKSGVGVVLDSEMPHLVGIDDDLLSTGVTLYHLKEGRTLVGTEEAPTTQDIVLTGADVEPEHCVVELDNGVATLHPLSPHCWINTAQVDKPTRLSQGCIILLGRNNMFRYNDPAEAAKLRKEGGTGNGNLQSTVVNLSRLSLLSWSVSDLHASSSSDNLLNSSEDLRALEELEQQKAALIKEKEDFKTRDRFLQREQEEREERWAARREALEGAQRELEREWGAQWKEWADAIAALESRQRELRARRHLLEQERRDEMTQVESLCREVASLRTTLQSKHRQFQEFMNNHERAQRFRQWWEKTDDGAGSDGSLPESWSSLNDDKCVDAVRELVNHHKKELAVLETELQNKVKSLNEHQSKVDKMEEELIEIARKQKHMINLELEGEGNTEKKLILAKRSQEQLQEILRRKQSLSLNLKRALPASPGDHSSSGDEIFSNGETQSFQDACNRKLQIASALSLLPQDVPSSIETADTFHTAAADSPEPRIPFQDPHEEESRVSLDNNQQRESQESQKVSQEDPLNDKKLPEAEGKSSLNLNRKSPVEIKTDKCNGSASSEKTESKSPTNSTIEEDIPQDSLESPVQQNPAMKRLNQRIARQRMMVMRCLEASSPSKEDLNRQIAILQDLQKQQIELEVSLLEDERKNVRQQSKSECNNDRLSPIVDVNDLIQNTETNSTCCDLESTNSSATLLTVATTRSPILRNNRPNINDDENLSESVQPRISSGRGYSTVYLTSQNRGDRLSSPYSLTITRSLPSLIANDADYDSVINMIVSIPSYVIRGAGKSSHYEYEVRVVAQDDSWTLLRRYRRFRELYISMRQKYGSKVAAIRFPPRQVFSKYEVVARQRRKRLEEYLRRLIQVCSELPHCKPLYKYNGNLSNIDKQSLLEFSSFFRRGTFESSKYGTS; encoded by the exons GTTTTCTATGATCTTGGTACGGACGTAATAGAAAGTGCCTTCGAAGGCTACAATGCCTGCGTCTTTGCCTACGGCCAGACAGGGTCTGGGAAGACTTTTACGATGATGGGCACGCCG GAGGCTCAGGGATTGATACCAAGGATTTGTAAGACATTGTTCGCCAGAATGGCTGCGGGTAAAGAGAGCGGAGCATCGTATAGAACCGAGGTATCCTTCCTGGAAATACACAACGAGAGAGTGAGAGATTTGCTGCGGCTGGATCAGTCACAGTCTCATTCGCTCAGAGTGCGGGAGCATCCTAAAAGAGGACCCTACGTTCAAGACCTGTCCAGCCACCTCGTGTACGATTATTCAGACATTCAG GAATGTATGGTGAGAGGTAACACGCACAGAACTACAGCCAGCACAAACATGAACGACGTGAGCAGCAGAAGTCACGCGATTTTTACGATAACGTTTGTGCAAGCTGGACTCTCCGAGGGCAATATGCCGTCAGAGACCGTTTCCAAGGTGCATCTCGTCGACTTGGCTGGAAG CGAACGTGCAAATGCAACAGGAGCGACAGGCCAACGGCTAAAAGAGGGTGCGCACATTAATAAGTCATTGGTGACTTTAGGTTCTGTGATATCGGCACTTGCGGAAGTAAGTTCCGCGAGCGATGCGTCTTCTTCCTCAAAGCGGAACGTTTTCATACCTTACCGAGACAGTGTGCTAACATGGTTGCTAAAGGATTCGCTTGGAGGTAATTCGAAGACTATTATGATAGCTGCTATTAGTCCAGCAGATTGTAATTACGGGGAGACTCTGAGTACGCTCAGGTACGCGAACCGAGCGAAAAATATCATCAATAAACCCACTATCAACGAAGATCccaatgtaaaattaattagagAACTCAGGGAAGAGATCCAGAAGTTGAAGTCTCTTATCGGTAAAGACATG AGCGTTGAAAGGCCACCGCAGGTATTGTTGGCTCAGATTCATGAGAAACAAGAACAGGAGAAAGTGTTGACGGAAGAATGGACGGAAAAGTGGCGAGAAACACAGCAGATTCTTCAAGAGCAAAAAGCATTAGGCCTCCGTAAGAGCGGCGTTGGCGTAGTCTTAGACTCAGAAATGCCGCACTTAGTCGGAATCGACGATGATCTCCTGAGCACCGGTGTAACGTTGTATCATTTGAAAGAGGGTAGAACGTTAGTCGGAACGGAAGAGGCACCAACCACGCAG gATATCGTGTTAACCGGCGCGGACGTCGAGCCAGAACACTGTGTGGTAGAGCTAGACAACGGTGTAGCAACCCTTCATCCCCTTTCTCCTCACTGCTGGATTAACACAGCCCAAGTAGATAAACCGACGCGTTTGTCGCAAGGTTGTATCATTCTTCTGGGCAGGAACAATATGTTCCGCTATAACGATCCGGCAGAGGCGGCGAAGCTAAGAAAGGAAGGTGGAACGGGTAACGGTAACTTGCAGTCCACGGTCGTCAATCTTTCAAGATTATCTCTCTTGAGCTGGAGTGTCTCGGATCTGCACGCCTCGTCCTCTAGTGATAACCTTTTAAATTCGAGCGAAGATCTCCGAGCACTCGAGGAACTGGAACAGCAAAAGGCTGCCCTCATTAAGGAAAAGGAAGACTTTAAG ACTCGCGATCGTTTTCTGCAGAGAGAACAAGAGGAACGGGAAGAAAGATGGGCCGCTAGAAGAGAGGCTCTGGAAGGCGCACAACGCGAACTCGAACGCGAATGGGGCGCCCAATGGAAAGAGTGGGCCGATGCGATAGCAGCTCTTGAATCGCGACAACGCGAGTTGCGCGCAAGACGTCATCTCCTGGAACAAGAGCGACGAGACGAAATGACGCAA GTAGAAAGTTTATGTAGGGAAGTTGCCTCTCTGCGTACAACATTGCAATCCAAGCATCGTCAGTTTCAAGAGTTCATGAACAATCACGAACGCGCTCAAAGATTCCGTCAATGGTGGGAGAAG ACGGATGACGGTGCTGGAAGCGATGGTAGCTTGCCAGAATCCTGGTCGAGTTTGAACGATGATAAATGCGTTGACGCGGTCCGAGAACTTGTTAATCATCAC AAAAAAGAACTGGCTGTCCTAGAAACGGAATTGCAAAACAAGGTGAAGTCGTTGAACGAGCATCAGAGTAAAGTAGATAAGATGGAGGAAGAATTGATCGAGATAGCCAGGAAGCAAAAGCATATGATTAACCTGGAA TTGGAGGGAGAAGGCAACACGGAGAAGAAGCTGATTCTAGCAAAACGTTCTCAAGAACAGCTACAAGAGATCCTACGACGAAAGCAGAGTCTTTCGTTGAACCTGAAACGCGCTTTACCCGCGTCACCCGGTGATCATTCCTCTAGCGGTGATGAGATCTTCTCCAACGGGGAGACGCAATCCTTCCAGGATGCGTGTAATAGAAAACTTCAAATAGCTTCTGCTTTGAGTCTACTGCCACAAGATGTTCCAAGCTCTATCGAGACTGCTGACACGTTTCACACAGCTGCGGCTGACTCGCCAGAACCTCGCATACCCTTCCAAGATCCACACGAAGAAGAATCTCGCGTATCTTTAGATAATAATCAGCAAAGAGAATCTCAGGAATCGCAGAAGGTATCTCAAGAAGATCCGCTGAACGACAAGAAACTACCCGAAGCGGAGGGCAAAAGTTCGTTGAACCTGAACAGGAAATCTCCCGTGGAAATAAAAACGGATAAATGTAACGGCAGTGCTAGCAGCGAGAAAACGGAGTCAAAGTCACCGACGAATTCCACGATAGAGGAGGATATTCCTCAAGATTCACTGGAGTCGCCGGTGCAACAGAATCCAGCAATGAAACGACTGAACCAAAGAATCGCCCGCCAACGAATGATGGTGATGAGGTGTCTGGAAGCTAGTTCGCCCTCCAAAGAAGATCTGAATAGGCAGATAGCGATCCTGCAAGACCTCCAGAAGCAGCAGATCGAGCTAGAGGTGTCCTTATTGGAGGATGAACGCAAAAACGTTAGACAACAATCCAAGTCTGAGTGCAACAACGACAGATTGTCGCCAATTGTAGATGTAAATGACCTTATACAAAACACGGAGACAAATAGTACGTGTTGTGACTTAGAGTCAACGAATAGCTCCGCCACGCTGTTGACCGTGGCCACAACGCGATCTCCGATCCTCAGGAACAACAGGCCTAATATCAACGACGACGAGAATCTATCGGAATCGGTTCAGCCTCGAATATCATCGGGAAGAGGTTACTCTACAGTCTATCTCACG AGTCAAAATCGGGGCGATCGATTGAGTAGCCCGTATTCCCTGACAATCACGAGGTCTCTGCCATCTTTGATAGCAAACGACGCTGATTACGATAGCGTGATTAATATGATCGTTAGTATACCTTCTTACGTGATACGTGGAGCTGGTAAGTCCAGTCATTACGAATACGAGGTACGTGTCGTGGCACAAGATGATAGTTGGACACTTCTACGTAGATACAGACGATTCCGGGAGTTGTATATTTCAATGCGACAAAAATATGGTAGCAAg GTAGCAGCAATACGCTTTCCACCCCGACAAGTTTTTTCAAAATACGAAGTCGTCGCACGACAACGTAGAAAACGATTAGAAGAGTATCTGCGACGTTTGATTCAGGTATGCTCAGAATTGCCGCACTGCAAACCTCTCTACAAGTACAACGGCAACTTAAGCAACATAGATAAGCAATCGTTGCTGGAATTCAGTTCGTTCTTCAGACGTGGAACATTCGAAAGCAGCAAGTACGGGACAAGTTAA